Within Quercus lobata isolate SW786 chromosome 5, ValleyOak3.0 Primary Assembly, whole genome shotgun sequence, the genomic segment ttttgggggggtgggggtgggttGGGGGGTGTTTCTTTTGGATCTTTCCAAGAATTAGGATTGTTATTGTCGGAGATAGCCATCTGTTGAAATTTTCAAACTAGTTACTTTATCTTTACTAAAAAAAAGGAGTtagttactttattttttattgctaacatctttttctAATTCTGCTAATagaacaatttaattttttttatacacaatttgtttgaaaaaaatactgatattttgttttattctagAATTCTTAATACATGGAGGTGGAACGGAAATAAAGAGCATGGTCTtgcaaaagtaaataaatggtTTGTGCCTCCTCTGTGCAATGCTGATAGTCTTGAGACCTTCCTTACAATTCAAGTACTACCATATTATTAAGTATGGAGCACTGATTAATTATTGaagaaatttgtttcttttagaaTCATACAAAATCtttaggtaatttttttttttaaagcaaaaaaaaaaatgattttctttattgttattattttgtgaaaatgctTAAGATCTTTCATAAATGGAttggttttcaaattttgaaatacaagcTCCCTCAAGCAAAACTTTGACCAATCTCACCTTGTTTTGATTGatattaagaaaattgaaatgcaaccaaagtTTCACCAATCTCAGCTGAATGCATAAGAATGCTTCAAATCTTCCATCAGATGGGATTGTATATTTATGGTTAGGATAGTCCTTAATTATTCATAAGACACTATAATCCTCTTGCTAATATATTCCAAATCAAGTTCCAAACTATGACTAGTGTAAATTTATAGAAATTGTTATAATGTACaaatgttttccttttattcATATTAATTTATTCACATTCATGCCTCAAATTTGGGAGTTTATAGTACTTttcataaaaaggaaaaaaaaaagaagttggaTGCTAATATTGATTTGGTGCTTCATATAGGTTTTGAAAACAGTGTTGATTGTGTTGATGACTCTGTAGTTGACATCAAATGCTCTAATTTAGCTGATGTTACTGCTGAAAAATCTTTTGATGGTTCACAAGATAATGAATCTTCTGAGTGCTTCAAATGCCCTTTATAGATTTCATTAGGTAATTCTTTCATTCCTTTGGCGTATGTGTCTATAAAGACCTTTAAGACTTTAGCAAACATAGATCAAATGTTATTGCTTTATACTTAATATCCTTTAAGACCTTAGCAAACATAGATAAAATGTTATTGCTTTATACTTAATATCCTTTAAGACCTTAGCAAACATAGATAAAATGTTATTgctttataattaatattttggtcTCTTTTGTAGCAAAACCAAAATGTTTTCCAAGaatcaatttcattaaattattaGTAGGTTATTCTACTAGAGttcaaaaccaaaatttctttactttttaaatGACGACAAATTCTATACTGTATTAAACAAATCAAccttctcttattttatttttagtctaTTCTATTTAGTTACTTACCaagaattttatttcatataatttaatcttttatacCGAATTTGTAAACCTAatttatcatctttttcttttgttttgatgacATTGGGAGTGTCACCCTTGATTTTAATAGTCAAATCTGAAAGCTTAATTCTAATTTGTTGAGTTCTTTGCCAATTACAACGCCTGGGTAATTTCCAAGAAGAGTTGCTGGAACAAGTTGATAGGTTAGGATAATctaattttccttcaatttatCTCATACTTCATATTAGATTTTATCCACTTAGTGTATTTGTATTTGAATTGGCTCTGATTTGCATGTTTTAGCCTGCTTTTTTCATTACAGACTGATTTTAATAGCCGAATTTGAAGTTTAGAGCGAAGATTTTGTTAAACACTGTGTTACTGCATATTAAGGGATTATTTACTTAGTATGGTTTTTTGATTTACACAGTAATCCGTGGATCTAAATTTTGATGaattgttctcaaaaaaaaaaaaaaaattgttgaattgTTGGATCTAATCTTCAAGAAGAGTTGCTAAAACAAACTGATAGGTTAGGATTGCTTGATTTTCCTTCTATTTATCTCATAATTTGTATTAGTCTTTGTCCATTTGGtgtatttgtgtttgaattggctctgatttgcttattttagccagatttttttcttaaaaaaaaaaaataactaatcaaTCTAATTCAAGCAAGAACTAGCgcaacaataatttaaaatgataaaaataagcAACTAGCCAAATTACCTATCAGAGGCATTAGATTGATtagttttttcccccttttgaaaattgagactgctaagtttttgaaataaaagcACTGATTACCTTTGCAATGCCTAAGATAGTAATCAATATATAGTCTATGTTGCCGATGGTGCTACTCATTTGAGTGATTTTAGGCGTTCTTTGTTAGAAAGTTTGTTTTAGATGGGGGCAAATCAAGCTAAGTTTGAATGAATTCAAACTAGAAGTCTTTTCTGCATTTGTTATTGGCTTCTCACAAGTTGTTTGATATAATTCATAAATATGTGTTACTATGGCATGATTTGTTTTCCCACATAAATTAGTTCCTAAATCCATACTAGAGCTCTATATCTACAATCCAccaaacttttaaattttaagtttggaAAGAATCTCCCCCTTGCTAAAATTTCCAGGTCATTTATAGTGTACAATACCAGTTTTACTATAAAGCGCGAAAAGATGTGCCTTTTGTGTATTTAGAGTTCAgactttaaaaaaacaaatgttgCACTTCTTTGCTCAAATGCAATGCTTAAGCCACAATATATTAATGTccctttatatattttaaataataaaatgcaatattctcttcttttttttcattgtagcatcacttaaataataaaatgcaatactctctttttttattcattgttttATCTAATGCTATTCTCCATATgataagccaaaaaaagaaaaagaaaaagaaaaaaaaaccaatagcatcacttaaataataaaatgcaatatttttttttcattgttttatcTAATTTTATCATCTGTGtgataaacccaaaaaaaaaaaaaaaacaaaaagaattgaCCAATAGCATCACCACAATTAACCATTCTCATGCGGTAGCACGGGTTACAGCctaatatatatagtatgagaaactattacatattttataaatgtatgGTTTAATAAATGTGTAAGCcctgacaaaaaaaaaaaaaaaaatgtgtaaactaatgtcatgtataatttgaacatcttcttaaaaaaatactCCCTCTGTctcaatttgtttgtcctgtttgaaaagtcaaactttttaaggggaACATAATTTATTGTCTTATTtgctttataaaaatgtataagtttacaaaattatccttaaataaatttatcattttttttttaagttattcttaatgagacAACTAAAAAGGTGTCCcaattagatttattttttaaatatttagtagttttctttttaaaaagttttgaaaataaagtaggggtataataggagtattagtaaattaatgacttttttttttaaacatgacaatattttaggacatttcaaaataaaataaaggataaACAAACTGAAACGGAAgaattatataatttgaatcatgtaattatgattatttttaattatacccGTGCACGTGGTTACACATtgttagaactaataacaataacaatttatttacCACATTTCTGCCTGCCCGCAGACTTGGGTGCTTGCATAAAAAGtaatccaaaattaaaaaaaaaaaaaaatatatatatatatatatatgtatgtatatttatatagacacacactggcagagagagagagagagagagagttgaaatTCCCAATCATCGGCCCATAGCTTTCCTCCCCGAAAGTGAAACCCTAACTAACTATCCCACTCCATCCCATCCCACGTTCCTACCTCTGGTTTCTCTCACTAAACCAACGGGCCGCTACACTTattacaactttacatataaaACCCCCCCTCAAAACCACAGCTAAATTACAAATAGACCACTCCTCTCCTTTATAAATGCTCTCATTCAATTTCTTTAGGTTTGCCCAAACTTCACACCCAAAGACAACAgtacactctctctcactctctctcgctttcccaaacaaaacaataaaaataaaaaaatctctctctctctctctctctctctctctgtggcgTAATGGCTTCGGCTCCAAGAAACAAATCCCACGCGCACGATTTCCACGCGTTCCACAAACCATTCGCTTCCTCCTCGGCTTCCGCCTTCGCGTCTAAGTCACCCACGTTCTTCACGCGCCGCTCATGCTCTCCGTCGCCGTCCGTACGGTTCTCCATCGACCAACGGCCCAACTCTCCCGGCCGTTCGTCAATCTCCGTAACCAAACAAGAAACCAGCAAAAAGATCAACAATACGGTGTCGTCTTCGTCATCGTCATCGTCTCATAATCGCGCTGTTCGCAATTTTCAAAAGAAGACGTGCTCGTGTTCTCCTACGACGCACCCTGGCTCGTTCCGGTGCTCTCTACACaaggcttcttcttcttcttctacttcgaGTACACGTGGCAGTGGACAGAGAGCGGCGTCGTATGGTTTGAATTTTAGGAGGTCGGCGATGACGAACTCGTTGGTGAGGATTGGAACGGTGGAAGGCGGTGATCTGGTGAAACGGGCGTTGTCGGCTCTCATTAGGCCTTCTTCGCATCAACAGCGCCGCCGTGCCGCTTTTCAGCCCAGGCCCAGTCGCCTCTCAACCATGTccaaagcccaagcccaagataATGATCATGATTCTTGAATTCTTTCCCTCAgaattctttactttttttgaagatttttctaTCTGAGTTAACTCAGTCTCACTAGTTGAGAGTtcatattatgaaaatttttgcaggattaggggtttttttttttttttttttgagaaaaggcGCAggattaatttgtaaaatacagAGATACTCTTTTAATATTCTTTTCtcagtggaatttttttttagttttattagaggagttttttttaattttttttttttactattattaattaattttttaattgttggatattgggaattggtaaaaacttgAAAGTTTGAGTGGCTCGGTGCATGGGTTTGGAATTTTGTGGGAGAATTGAATTTGTGATTGTTGAGATTTGTCGTGAATCGAAATCTAGATTTATGATTTTGCGAGTGTGGTGTTGAAgataaatttggatttggacaaattttttctaaacaaatataataacaaaGGCCAAACtgggggaaaagaaaaatagattatatacaattttaattatagatcttttttatcttattttcttcattaaaaaattgaacGAAAATTTATCAATAATAATGATGTGAATATGTGATAAAGTATATTTAACATGGGGATTAAgatcaataacttattataaattaaatataaatattaaagaCATAAAACCATATACTAGTATAtcctaaaatataaataagtttttaactGCAAAggatcaaaaaagaaaaaaaatgtttttaattgcAAGACattataacaataacaatagtATCCAAGAGCCAAGAGTGCCACATTGCACCAAACACATTTTCTAGTGCTACATGTCTATagattcattttattatttatttgtcaGTATTTGTGTTACTTTGTTTATCTACCAAAACATTTGTAAAGTTTCTAGTGCTagattcattttattatttatttgttaagtatttgtgttattttatatatctttCGAAATGTTTGTAAAGTTTCTACGGGAGACGAGACTATTTAAAACATggaaaatgctaacgagtgcccttagggtactggttaagaatccagttaaagaaagtttttatgggaaaataaaaaaaattattaatgtttcgacagcttttttcattttccataaaagtgatgtcaaaactttcataaaatggattgttaacaaatgccctaaggcactcgttagcatgacccttaaAACATAGCCACTTCCTCCCCCTTCCATGTCACAAATATAGTAGTATATACTAAATTTTGAGCACAAGGCACCCCAACCAAAGTAATGTGACCATTGGAATGAACAGAAAATTAGGTATTGGAGCTAAGGATTTATTTTAGTTAAGTGATGggtttattataaaattttttacaaaagcctttttttttttaaatttttttttttttaagttgtaaaTATGTCAAATTTTAGGATCAATTGGGATCACCGAAATAAGATTACAATTCTACCTATCCCACGATTTCGATCTAAGTCTTACTCCATTATTACTAATTACGGACTCTATATGACTCAGATTGTTTAGCAATTCTATGATTGAATATGATCTAGGTCGAAATTTTAACAATCATGACTTTACTCATTTTTGAACTTTGGTTATGTATGAAATGTTTGCTTCAATATAAGCGTGCAAGTGACTCAAATGTATGGTCAAAATCTTCACCTTAGGTAGCCTAATGCAAGCAAAATTCGCatcacaaataaaaatgaaatggaaaaaaaaaaaaaaaatccaaatgtcATAGGGAATAAGAAGCAAAtgtttaaacttaaaaataaataaataaatcaagtaATCAAATAAAAGTGGTAGCTTCATGAAATGTGAGTAGGCCAGTAGCTCATGAAACTTGTGAAGAAAAAGCAATGttatatacacaaaaaaaaaaaaaaaaaaaaaaaaattcaaaattttttataatagttgaATTAGCAAATTTTAACTGGTTTTTATCTAGACTCatcattaacatcacttttttatttattactaacAAAATTTGCTATATTAACGGGTgtgaaaataaacaaacatgtattttatttttcctatattcAGTTGGTGGTGTTTGTCAGAACTTTGCATTGAATAAATCACGTTCATAGTCATACCCATCGGCCCATAGATTGGGATAGCTTATTTCAGTGGTTTgggattaaaaaataagttggacAAAAATATAGTTGCCGTTTaccaaattttatgaattttactTGGGTGGATTAAAATTGCCTCACTCAA encodes:
- the LOC115992922 gene encoding putative protein TPRXL; this encodes MASAPRNKSHAHDFHAFHKPFASSSASAFASKSPTFFTRRSCSPSPSVRFSIDQRPNSPGRSSISVTKQETSKKINNTVSSSSSSSSHNRAVRNFQKKTCSCSPTTHPGSFRCSLHKASSSSSTSSTRGSGQRAASYGLNFRRSAMTNSLVRIGTVEGGDLVKRALSALIRPSSHQQRRRAAFQPRPSRLSTMSKAQAQDNDHDS